Below is a genomic region from Ailuropoda melanoleuca isolate Jingjing chromosome 8, ASM200744v2, whole genome shotgun sequence.
CCAAAGGGAGGTCTGTTTCTGGGGACTAAGAGGAAAAGCTGAGAGTTGAGCCATAACCCACCTATGGTAATACTTACTTAACagatgtagttttaattttaaagaaagtacTTTCTCTAGGAGTCAGGGATGACTCCAAGATATCTAGCGGACATTAATGTTCATGCCAAGATGACAGGAAGGGGGTGAATTTTGGGGAAGCATTCAGAATTGTagatttattgaataaatactttGTCTACTATATGTAACTCAAAATATGTCAGAAAGAGCTTTCTGACAATAGCATGAAGGACAAATTAGAGGCAAAGAGATGGGAGAATCCTGTTGGGAGCAGATGAATCTTAAGACTTGAACAGCTGCAGTGAAATAGCACAGAATAGCTCTGTCCCTGAAGCTAATATCTACCTGTTAGACCGCTGACCCCTTCTATACTCACCCTTACTTTCTGACAATGGTTGGCTTTAGCAGGCCAAATACACTCTGAAGATCCAACCTAAGATAAAATCTCTTCTTTTCACTGTACTAGAGATATGGGAACTGTCAGGCCTTGACGTCAAGTGTTCAGGCAGGGATGAGAGTTCCAAGCCTTCCATGACTACTACCCTAGTCAAACCTCTGAGCCTGAGGCATGGGCAGCCTGGCTGGGCTAAGACCGGCTTCACAATAATTAGTGGATATCAAGGAGCTTCCTACTTCTCATATGCTCTGGCCATTCTGAAGCCGGATTTCCCTTTTCTGAGTTCCCAGAGAAGCCCAGTTTTGACAACAATAAAAACTTCCAGGAAATTCCCAGCATATTTAACTTCCTAACCCTCCTCCCACCTAAACCCTCTCTTtattctcccacccccccactcccactccaagAGGAAGGAGCTTATCCTTTACTGAATGCTTGGCCAGAAAGGTGGTACATCTGAGCTCTTAGATCCTCTCCTCTGAGGCCTATTTGGGGCTGAGGGGAGCACATGAGGGCCATATGTGATCCTGCCTAGAAACAGAGAAATAGCTGTAGTGTTCCCTGAAGTTTCCTAAGGTACCAGATTATTATGGAAGATTCAATTTTAGATGTTCACTCTCCTACCCTGTCGGGAAGTAATCTTTCTCTAAGAAATCCCAGGGGCTGAGTCTCTATGCTAGATGTCAAAACTCAATCACCTTTGGAGTCCAGTTTGGAATTATAGGATATAAGCCCCATAAAAACTggcattaagaaaaacaaaattgtccTAACCAAACACAACCCAGAACAAGAGCCAGAAACACAAGCAGTGAATTTACTAGCCCACGGAGACTGAGCATTTGGATAGTTCTCATTCCCCAGAAATCCCACGagcagaaaaaaaaccccatatacatacatatatttatacaaggAATTTTATCTACTGCAAAGATGATTATCTGGCTCCCAGAAGGTTCTTGTCTCCATTAACACTGTCCGTTAACAACTCTAGCTCCAGTTCTTAAGAGATTAAAAGAGCTCCAAAGGCCTGTGATCATGGGCATTGATGAGCGTGCCACACACCCTCTGGCCCCAATTAAATCCCTGGTGTTTGAGCTGTGTGGGAGCCGTGGATACTTGCTTTCTGGTCCTGCCGCAACCCCTGAAGCAGCTGGTTTAGAAGTGTAAGGTTGCTGTCTCTgcgaggcaggggcaggggtgggaggcagttCCCCTTATACTCGATCACTGCCATCTTGGCCCGATCCTGCTTACTCCGATTTGGGATCTGCAGCATTCTCGTGTAGCCCCCATTCTGACCTTGGTACCGAGGGGCCAGTACTTGAAACAGCTTTGGAATCAAGTCTTTCTCCTAGAAAGGGAGAGTTATCCAGGAGAGAGCAGAGTCAGGCACCACCGTGGAGACACATTTAACTTTCAGCACTTCCAAAAGTGGGGTCCAAACACATTCACACAAAACTGTCCCACCCCCTAATGCGGTAGAGTCAAAGTTAAACAGAGGGGTTACAGGCAACTGTGCAGGTTGATTCACATAACATTCAACTAACTTAGGTCACACCTTTCTAATTTAGTTCACAATATTTGTCTATAAGTGAGTGTCTTAGCTTAATTCTGCCCAGTTCCCCCTCCCTctaaccaccccctcccccacaggcagCAAAGGATGAGATTCGGAAGCGAGATAGGATGCACTCACCGTAAGCCAGAAGTCAGCCATGCGCATGGCTTGTTCGTTGGTGTCGCCCAGCTTCCCATAGTCGATGAGCTGAGGGGACATAACATCACTGATCCACCCCGAGCAAGAAAGGAGGCGCCAATCTTACTTGTCTAATGCGGGGCAGCACCCCATTCATTCCACTAGCAAGGCATCCCTCTAACTCAGGCCACTACTAACTCCGCAGCTCTAACTGTCGTCCATTTGAGGGGCCAGAGGAGAGGGGTCAACTCAGGGTACTAGGGGAGTCAGACTTTGGGTGGGGATTGCCAGGGCTATCGCGCTTGTCCTCCAAGTCCAGCCGCATCTCAGGCCAGACGCTCGTGGTCGACAGAAGGGTCCCGCCCCCAACTCACTCGCCTTGCGTGGCCCCGCCCCTCACCTTCTCCGCGTAGCCCCTCATTTCGTCCACGCGCGCCCAGGACGCCTCGATGCGTTCATGTCGCACCAGGCCTGTAAGCAAGTTCCGCAACAGGTGGATGCGGGACTCCGGACCAAAGCCCAGACGGCGGAATACGCGGCCATGGGAAATGGCGGCGGCGACCGACAGCCGCATATTTCCTCGTTTCTCTCCGCCCCTGTGAGGCCGGAACTGGAAACTCGAAGGGAGACGCCGAGGAGACGGCTTTGGGAGGACGCATGCGCCATACCTAGGTGCGTGGTGGACGTGTTTGCGCATGAGTATCAGAGCCTGCCTCGTTGGCAatctgggggagggcagagaagaggTGTTGGCTTCTTCCAGAGGCGAGCGGGGCGGGCCTGAGGCGCTCCTTGTCGGGCGGgggacccaggcgccccctagtgtGAGACGAAGCGGCCGTCGAGTTTCTTTTGGGCTGCGTCAGTCATCTCGTGGCCTCTAGGGCGACGGGAGGCTCCGCCGCGGAGCCTGCTGGGAAAGTGAGTATCTGAGGGGAAGGGCCTGCCGGACGGGTCGGGGCGCTGTAGCCGGCGGTCCTGCCAGGTCCGAGCGGTGGCCAGCCCGCGGGTCTGACACCCTGAGCGCGTTTTTTGGTCACAAAATTATTTTCCGTAATAATGGGGAAATGAAACGAATAGCAATGATGCTCAGAGAAGAAGCGCAGTtaactgaacattttcttttgttgaagTACATATAGTAACCCTCCCAGTTAGAAAGTACAGCAGTAAAAGGAAAAGTAACGGgttaatagtttttaatttcatcCGTGTGTTTTTTGAAAAGGTGAAAAACATACCAGTGCATTTGTGTTAATGTGCAGTAACGTTCTAGTTTCTGTTTTTGAGTCTTAATGTCTGCAAATTTGCACTATGTCCAAATCACTCcttgttgtgggttgaattgtgttttcccctgccccctccaaagATATGTTAAGTCCAAACCCCTCCCAACCTCCACCGCACTCCcctcagaatatgactttatttggaaatagggttatTGCAGTTGCAATTAAttattaagatgaggtcatactggagtcaAGTGGGCATCTAATccaaatgactggtgtcctcaaaaagaaaaacaaaaaacagaaaaacctcaAGTGGAGAGACATACACCACGGAGTGAAGACAACCATGTGAAGActagagacacacagggagaatgccacgtGACCAAGAAGTCAGAGATCCTAGTTAGGCAGTTGGAAGCCAAGGATCGCTGGcaaacacctgaaactaagagaAAGACATGGAACAAAATTTTCCCTAGATCCTTGAAAGAATTCATGGCCCAGCTGTCacattgattttggacttccagccttcaggactatgagacaataaattgtCGACCAGTGTATTAGTCTCCTAGGGCTTTGGAGACTAATAACATATGTTCAGTAGATAGCACACTTAGATTTGTAACTCTGTCCTCGCTCTTTGGTGACCAGAGAACACTtcctgttaattttaattttgaaaagtttctTTTGTCTGAAGTAGTTAGGAAAAGTCTTAAACATATGGATATGTTGGCATAAATTTATACAAATCCTGTTTCACAATAAATTCCAGAAATTACAATATTGTCGTGTCTTATTTCTTTGGGATCAATTCTTGCAGCTTTCAGGATTTCCACAATTGAAAATTCATCATAAATTCCTAGTGGTAAAATCTTGTGAAGATTTTCTTCTGCATAAGTCAAGAGAACATGAACTGACACTGACATTATTTGATGCATTAGTTTAGAAGAAATGTCCACTTTGTGAAAACGTACAGCATCAAGCAttgtcctttattatttttgtccatGAAAGCCATCATCTCTTGTTTCTTCTGGCAGTACTcaaattttgattcttttttcctgTCAGTTTCCTTACATTTTGTTGTTGCATTGTTAATAGCTTTCTCCACAATTTCTGTGAGCTG
It encodes:
- the MRPL17 gene encoding 39S ribosomal protein L17, mitochondrial; its protein translation is MRLSVAAAISHGRVFRRLGFGPESRIHLLRNLLTGLVRHERIEASWARVDEMRGYAEKLIDYGKLGDTNEQAMRMADFWLTEKDLIPKLFQVLAPRYQGQNGGYTRMLQIPNRSKQDRAKMAVIEYKGNCLPPLPLPRRDSNLTLLNQLLQGLRQDQKASIHGSHTAQTPGI